One stretch of Janibacter limosus DNA includes these proteins:
- a CDS encoding glycosyltransferase family 2 protein — translation MTDLDASVVIGFKDWGTDRLARCVSSIHASLSGHPHEVIVSDYGSENAEAVRAAAEAAGATVIRTETDGTWSSGRAQNAGFAHATGRVFMNTDADMIFTPHALARVVERLSEAPSEAIILQSRDLPYSVTEQDLLDPDWQDLATVATVRPRWGCGGLVATHRDTYLKLRGYDERMHTYGGEDIDYLKRLRRSGATIHWLDEPSVRMYHVWHPSTSAAAAQDPAATAAIKRNRELHTNDNTTVRNVVRWTHRHPEAPPVVSVMVNCEEYTDPSDGAVEISTLLGQTLTDIEIVLVGGDSSWQRFFNDPRVAVAPRLDDGWVAAIKHSRGTFITLHARRQLHVSNRLERLVNLTSTSGRAIADSTAMVTRSSSGVFSPVAASILNTFPNPWSSVLIPRQNALDGLSGAQSGSPEDLLYAILRGGVFITAEEALGSVFTAPAEIELQQDLAKSADSRRRLEWGGSDKSWLDNFQIAGHLEPATKLAAETYDEQYDFILVTPSAHDLAVEATSKLSSGLMRSTLVTDGEGTELFSIVRHSGLSFADVSLMRSTRESTVLGEATARSRTSMATVDDSTEIDVVMDECSRIYTSDPTAATWIVVSFANDSGIAGVFHGLERMSGLTCVLRRDVIDEFSHHRLVMAALENKSDGISALNRVRAIAPAGASVELRCRPAVISLSQLTKVDAR, via the coding sequence ATGACTGACCTGGACGCTTCTGTTGTAATCGGGTTCAAGGACTGGGGTACAGACCGGCTGGCCAGATGCGTCTCGTCAATCCACGCCTCGCTTTCTGGTCACCCTCACGAAGTCATCGTCTCTGATTACGGTAGCGAAAACGCCGAGGCAGTCCGCGCAGCCGCCGAAGCGGCCGGTGCGACCGTGATCCGCACTGAGACGGACGGGACGTGGTCAAGCGGCAGGGCCCAGAACGCTGGATTCGCCCATGCCACAGGGCGGGTGTTCATGAACACCGACGCTGACATGATCTTCACCCCGCACGCACTGGCAAGAGTCGTCGAGCGTCTGTCCGAAGCCCCGTCCGAGGCCATTATTCTGCAGTCACGAGATCTCCCATACAGCGTCACGGAACAAGATTTGTTGGATCCGGATTGGCAGGACCTTGCGACCGTTGCCACGGTGCGCCCTCGATGGGGGTGCGGAGGGTTGGTCGCAACCCACCGCGACACGTACCTGAAGTTGCGTGGCTACGACGAGCGCATGCACACGTACGGTGGCGAAGACATCGACTACCTCAAGAGACTCCGCAGATCTGGGGCCACCATCCACTGGCTCGACGAGCCGTCGGTTCGCATGTACCACGTGTGGCACCCTTCGACCAGTGCCGCCGCCGCGCAAGACCCTGCAGCCACGGCCGCCATAAAGCGGAACAGAGAGCTCCACACGAACGACAACACCACCGTACGCAACGTGGTCCGGTGGACTCACCGTCACCCTGAAGCGCCCCCGGTGGTGAGCGTCATGGTCAACTGCGAGGAGTACACGGATCCATCCGACGGCGCCGTCGAGATCTCCACGTTGCTGGGCCAGACATTGACTGACATCGAGATCGTTCTGGTCGGGGGCGATTCGTCCTGGCAGAGGTTCTTCAACGATCCCCGAGTTGCAGTGGCTCCTCGGCTGGATGACGGCTGGGTAGCTGCTATCAAGCACTCACGCGGAACCTTCATCACTTTGCACGCCCGACGTCAGCTCCACGTCAGCAATCGCCTCGAGCGACTCGTAAACCTCACATCAACCTCTGGCCGCGCAATCGCAGACTCCACGGCAATGGTAACCAGATCGTCCAGCGGAGTTTTCTCCCCCGTCGCGGCCTCGATCCTGAACACCTTCCCTAATCCATGGAGTTCTGTCCTCATCCCACGTCAGAACGCTCTCGACGGGCTTTCGGGCGCACAGTCAGGGTCCCCCGAGGATCTCTTGTACGCAATCCTACGGGGCGGTGTTTTCATAACCGCAGAAGAAGCGCTGGGCAGCGTGTTCACGGCTCCAGCCGAGATCGAACTCCAGCAGGACCTCGCCAAGAGCGCAGACTCCCGCCGACGATTGGAGTGGGGCGGCAGCGACAAATCTTGGCTCGACAATTTCCAAATCGCGGGCCACCTCGAGCCTGCCACCAAACTTGCGGCCGAAACCTACGATGAGCAGTACGACTTTATCCTCGTCACGCCCTCTGCGCACGATTTGGCCGTCGAGGCAACCTCGAAACTCTCAAGCGGGCTGATGAGATCTACGCTAGTGACAGACGGTGAAGGCACCGAGTTGTTCTCGATCGTCAGGCATTCGGGCCTGTCATTCGCCGACGTATCGCTGATGCGGTCAACCCGCGAATCGACCGTTCTGGGAGAAGCTACTGCTCGTAGCCGCACCTCGATGGCAACCGTCGACGATTCAACAGAAATCGATGTCGTCATGGACGAATGCAGCAGGATCTACACGAGCGACCCCACTGCGGCCACTTGGATAGTCGTCAGTTTCGCGAACGACTCAGGGATCGCAGGAGTGTTCCACGGGTTGGAACGCATGTCGGGCCTGACCTGCGTTCTTCGACGCGACGTGATCGACGAATTCTCACATCACCGCCTTGTCATGGCCGCCCTGGAGAACAAGAGTGACGGAATTTCAGCCTTGAACCGAGTACGTGCCATAGCCCCAGCTGGTGCAAGCGTCGAACTTCGATGCCGCCCAGCAGTCATTTCGCTTTCCCAGTTGACTAAGGTAGATGCTCGATGA